One Rosa chinensis cultivar Old Blush chromosome 5, RchiOBHm-V2, whole genome shotgun sequence genomic region harbors:
- the LOC112203029 gene encoding uncharacterized protein LOC112203029 has translation MAEKEGGIVKKGHEEGLALATALLQEFELPLGLLPLSDVIEVGFVRSTGYMWIVQKKKVEHSFKIISKLVSYDTEIKGYVEKKRIKKLKGVKAKELMLWPPVSEIIADEQPTGKIHFKSLAGITKTFPAEAFAAGQ, from the coding sequence ATGGCAGAGAAGGAAGGAGGAATCGTCAAGAAGGGCCACGAAGAGGGACTGGCATTGGCAACTGCACTTCTCCAAGAGTTTGAGCTTCCACTCGGACTTTTGCCCCTCTCTGATGTGATTGAAGTCGGTTTCGTGAGGAGCACTGGCTACATGTGGATTGTCCAGAAGAAGAAGGTTGAGCACAGCTTCAAGATCATCAGTAAGCTTGTGAGTTACGACACAGAAATTAAAGGATATGTTGAAAAGAAGAGGATTAAGAAGCTCAAGGGAGTGAAGGCCAAGGAGCTCATGTTGTGGCCTCCAGTCAGTGAAATCATTGCTGATGAGCAACCCACTGGAAAGATTCACTTCAAGAGCCTTGCTGGCATCACCAAAACTTTTCCAGCTGAGGCATTTGCTGCTGGTCAGTGA
- the LOC112202545 gene encoding putative lipase YDR444W isoform X1 encodes MASAPLIHARCGYSPRFSSSSNRRNGGGGALGSSPSSSSSPSSSCCSSSYLAFSSGAYNCWRNQGLRAHAMTSQGNFASSSRGVASAEKKPDHLLVLVHGILASPSDWTYVEAELRKRLGRSFLIYASSCNTYTKTFAGIDGAGKRLADEVMQVVQKTDSLKKISFLAHSLGGLFARYAISVLYRPNDIPNSPLVNSKATHSLRRGKIAGLEPINFVTLATPHLGVRGKKQLPFLLGVPLLEKLAAPIAPIVVGRTGSQLFLTDGKPEKPPLLLRMASDCEDGNFVSALGLFRSRILYANVSYDHMVGWRTSSIRRETEIFKPPRRSLVGYKHVVDVEYCPPVSSDGPHFPPEAAKAKEAAQSKPNQQNTLEYHEIVEDEMIRGLQQLGWKKVDVSFHSAPWPFFAHNNIHVKNEWLHNAGAGVVAHVADTLKQQESSTLTASL; translated from the exons ATGGCCTCCGCTCCTCTAATCCACGCGCGCTGTGGTTACTCGCCCAGATTCAGTAGCAGCAGTAATCGACggaatggaggaggaggagctctAGGTTCGTCGCCGTCGTCGTCTTCTTCGCCTTCGTCGTCGTGTTGCTCTTCTTCGTATTTGGCCTTCTCTTCTG GGGCGTATAATTGCTGGAGGAACCAAGGACTCAGAGCTCACGCTATGACCAGTCAGGGGAattttgcttcttcctccagAGGTGTTGCGAGTGCGGAGAAGAAGCCTGATCATCTTCTCGTACTTGTTCATGGCATATTGGCTAG CCCGAGTGATTGGACATACGTGGAAGCAGAATTACGGAAGCGTCTAGGCAGAAGCTTCTTAATCTATG CAAGTTCATGCAACACGTACACAAAAACTTTTGCCGGGATTGATGGAGCTGGAAAGAGACTGGCAGATGAA GTCATGCAAGTTGTGCAAAAGACTGATAGCCTGAAGAAAATCTCATTCTTAGCCCATTCTCTAGGGGGCTTGTTTGCAAGATACGCAATATCTGTTCTTTACAGACCCAATGATATTCCCAATTCACCTCTTGTAAATTCAAAAGCAACACACTCTTTGAGACGAGGAAAGATTGCCGGTTTGGAGCCAATCAATTTTGTAACATTGGCAACCCCACATCTTGGGGTAAGGGGGAAAAAGCAg CTTCCATTTCTTTTAGGTGTACCATTGTTAGAAAAGCTGGCTGCGCCAATTGCTCCTATTGTTGTTGGTCGAACTGGTAGTCAGCTGTTCCTCACTGATGGTAAACCTGAAAAACCACCGCTTCTTTTGAGAATGGCATCTGATTGTGAAGATGGAAATTTTGT ATCTGCATTGGGATTGTTTAGATCTCGGATTCTTTATGCTAATGTATCTTATGATC ATATGGTTGGTTGGCGTACATCATCCATAAGGAGAGAGACAGAAATTTTTAAG CCTCCTCGCCGGTCTTTGGTTGGCTACAAGCATGTTGTAGATGTAGAGTATTGTCCCCCAGTTTCCTCTGACGGCCCCCATTTTCCTCCTGAAGCAGCTAAGGCGAAGGAGGCAGCCCAAAGTAAACCCAACCAACAGAACACCTTGGAATATCATGAAATTGTTGAAG ATGAAATGATACGAGGCTTACAACAGTTGGGATGGAAAAAAGTTGATGTCAGCTTTCATTCTGCACCTTGGCCATTCTTCGCCCACAACAACATTCAT GTAAAAAATGAATGGCTTCACAATGCTGGTGCTGGAGTGGTTGCACACGTTGCTGACACTCTAAAGCAACAAGAATCCTCCACATTGACTGCCAGCTTATAG
- the LOC112201821 gene encoding plant-specific TFIIB-related protein PTF2 — MPICVSCNSNSFTPDDVSGRLYCSNCGHLQDFDNFVDVYGGVSGPTGTFIRLGTSGQGTDYHYRETKIYEAKNLIDDVTLRLNLSPSRADEIKAMIAKITEGEFGQGNWFNVLIGACAYVAMRRDSKSMPIAEVASTIGCDDYELGRMIMRVVDFLELKKPDFPEFDIVRLYERTLQNSRMFGSLGGSVRERMKKQGIFLIQCAIKWFLTTGRRPLPMVVAILVLVAELNGVGGVSIQDCAKEVNAVVNTCRLRYRELLEALVKAAQVLPWGKDVTVKNVLRHAPTVIQYMEKKSMSEPGGKKHSEGGVGIDLRDVVSECLGRNCDADEAATEVEKLKKVSDDSRRMDKMKLSHECLAMVYSKFLDEMESFKSSGGFGTVHEREERQYFDPHDCTEWWNGKSELSKKLLLKNILEKDVGLDPMPPSYVKGLKACKRRRERINAAKQRIHKIMHPSNAHSDACISEDVQTGRKRKRRHTLDWEDLIIETLLLHQVMEEEIEKGWYNSLLDLHVFNSGVV; from the coding sequence ATGCCCATCTGCGTCTCCTGCAATTCCAACTCCTTCACCCCCGACGACGTCTCCGGCCGCCTCTACTGCTCCAACTGCGGCCACCTCCAAGACTTCGACAACTTCGTCGACGTCTACGGCGGCGTCTCCGGCCCCACCGGCACCTTCATCCGCCTCGGCACCTCCGGCCAGGGCACCGACTACCACTACCGCGAAACCAAGATCTACGAGGCCAAGAACCTCATCGATGACGTCACTCTCCGCCTCAACCTCTCGCCGTCCCGCGCCGACGAGATCAAGGCCATGATCGCCAAGATCACCGAAGGTGAGTTCGGCCAAGGTAACTGGTTCAATGTCTTGATCGGTGCTTGTGCTTATGTTGCTATGAGGAGGGATAGCAAGTCCATGCCGATCGCCGAGGTCGCGTCGACGATCGGCTGCGACGATTACGAGCTTGGTAGGATGATTATGCGTGTTGTTGATTTTCTCGAGTTGAAAAAACCTGATTTCCCTGAGTTTGATATTGTGAGATTGTATGAGAGGACGTTACAGAATTCGAGGATGTTTGGGAGTTTAGGGGGGAGTGTGAGGGAGAGGATGAAGAAGCAGGGGATTTTTTTGATACAATGTGCTATTAAGTGGTTCTTGACCACTGGCCGCCGGCCGCTTCCGATGGTGGTGGCGATTTTGGTTCTGGTGGCAGAGTTGAATGGAGTCGGCGGTGTTAGTATTCAGGATTGTGCTAAGGAAGTCAATGCTGTTGTTAATACTTGTAGGTTGAGGTATAGGGAGCTTTTAGAGGCGCTTGTGAAGGCTGCACAGGTGTTGCCTTGGGGGAAGGATGTTACGGTTAAAAATGTTCTCAGGCATGCGCCGACGGTGATTCAGTATATGGAGAAGAAGTCTATGTCGGAGCCTGGAGGGAAGAAGCATTCCGAGGGTGGTGTTGGGATTGATTTGAGAGATGTGGTCAGTGAGTGTTTGGGGAGGAATTGTGATGCAGATGAGGCTGCAACAGAAGTTGAAAAGTTGAAGAAGGTTTCTGATGATTCTCGGCGGATGGATAAGATGAAGCTTTCGCATGAATGCTTAGCCATGGTTTACTCGAAATTTTTAGATGAGATGGAGAGTTTTAAGTCCTCTGGTGGGTTTGGAACAGTTCATGAAAGAGAAGAGAGGCAGTATTTTGATCCCCATGATTGCACTGAGTGGTGGAATGGGAAGTCGGAATTAAGCAAGAAGCTTCTGCTTAAGAATATTTTGGAGAAAGATGTAGGGTTGGATCCTATGCCGCCATCTTATGTTAAGGGTCTCAAGGCCTGTAAGAGGAGGAGAGAAAGGATAAATGCTGCCAAACAGCGAATTCATAAGATTATGCATCCATCAAATGCTCATTCAGATGCTTGCATTTCTGAAGATGTACAGactggaagaaaaagaaagagaaggcaTACTCTTGATTGGGAAGATTTAATTATTGAAACCCTCCTCCTTCATCAAGTAATGGAAGAAGAGATCGAGAAGGGGTGGTATAATAGCTTATTAGATTTACATGTATTTAACTCGGGAGTTGTGTAA
- the LOC112202545 gene encoding putative lipase YDL109C isoform X2 has protein sequence MASAPLIHARCGYSPRFSSSSNRRNGGGGALGSSPSSSSSPSSSCCSSSYLAFSSGAYNCWRNQGLRAHAMTSQGNFASSSRGVASAEKKPDHLLVLVHGILASPSDWTYVEAELRKRLGRSFLIYASSCNTYTKTFAGIDGAGKRLADEVMQVVQKTDSLKKISFLAHSLGGLFARYAISVLYRPNDIPNSPLVNSKATHSLRRGKIAGLEPINFVTLATPHLGVRGKKQLPFLLGVPLLEKLAAPIAPIVVGRTGSQLFLTDGKPEKPPLLLRMASDCEDGNFVSALGLFRSRILYANVSYDHMVGWRTSSIRRETEIFKPPRRSLVGYKHVVDVEYCPPVSSDGPHFPPEAAKAKEAAQSKPNQQNTLEYHEIVEVL, from the exons ATGGCCTCCGCTCCTCTAATCCACGCGCGCTGTGGTTACTCGCCCAGATTCAGTAGCAGCAGTAATCGACggaatggaggaggaggagctctAGGTTCGTCGCCGTCGTCGTCTTCTTCGCCTTCGTCGTCGTGTTGCTCTTCTTCGTATTTGGCCTTCTCTTCTG GGGCGTATAATTGCTGGAGGAACCAAGGACTCAGAGCTCACGCTATGACCAGTCAGGGGAattttgcttcttcctccagAGGTGTTGCGAGTGCGGAGAAGAAGCCTGATCATCTTCTCGTACTTGTTCATGGCATATTGGCTAG CCCGAGTGATTGGACATACGTGGAAGCAGAATTACGGAAGCGTCTAGGCAGAAGCTTCTTAATCTATG CAAGTTCATGCAACACGTACACAAAAACTTTTGCCGGGATTGATGGAGCTGGAAAGAGACTGGCAGATGAA GTCATGCAAGTTGTGCAAAAGACTGATAGCCTGAAGAAAATCTCATTCTTAGCCCATTCTCTAGGGGGCTTGTTTGCAAGATACGCAATATCTGTTCTTTACAGACCCAATGATATTCCCAATTCACCTCTTGTAAATTCAAAAGCAACACACTCTTTGAGACGAGGAAAGATTGCCGGTTTGGAGCCAATCAATTTTGTAACATTGGCAACCCCACATCTTGGGGTAAGGGGGAAAAAGCAg CTTCCATTTCTTTTAGGTGTACCATTGTTAGAAAAGCTGGCTGCGCCAATTGCTCCTATTGTTGTTGGTCGAACTGGTAGTCAGCTGTTCCTCACTGATGGTAAACCTGAAAAACCACCGCTTCTTTTGAGAATGGCATCTGATTGTGAAGATGGAAATTTTGT ATCTGCATTGGGATTGTTTAGATCTCGGATTCTTTATGCTAATGTATCTTATGATC ATATGGTTGGTTGGCGTACATCATCCATAAGGAGAGAGACAGAAATTTTTAAG CCTCCTCGCCGGTCTTTGGTTGGCTACAAGCATGTTGTAGATGTAGAGTATTGTCCCCCAGTTTCCTCTGACGGCCCCCATTTTCCTCCTGAAGCAGCTAAGGCGAAGGAGGCAGCCCAAAGTAAACCCAACCAACAGAACACCTTGGAATATCATGAAATTGTTGAAG TATTGTGA
- the LOC112202547 gene encoding heavy metal-associated isoprenylated plant protein 29 codes for MTIVEMQVHMDCSGCENKIKKALKKLKGVDDIDVDINMQKVTVMGWAKQEKVLRAVRRTGRTAELWPYPYNPEYGHNLNVQYYQQHQPRDGHEHHHHHHHHDHQSKHKITTYNSIPNYSSYSYNYYKHGYSGKEHGYYQPPPYSTMFNEQDTAVFSDENPHACSIM; via the exons ATGACG ATTGTAGAGATGCAAGTGCACATGGACTGTTCTGGCTGTGAGAACAAGATAAAGAAAGCTCTCAAAAAGCTTAAAG GAGTAGACGATATTGACGTGGATATAAACATGCAGAAGGTGACTGTCATGGGATGGGCTAAACAAGAGAAGGTTTTAAGGGCAGTGAGGAGGACTGGAAGGACAGCTGAGCTTTGGCCTTACCCTTACAACCCTGAATATGGACACAACCTTAATGTTCAGTACTACCAGCAGCATCAACCCCGCGATGGCCacgaacaccaccaccaccaccaccatcatgaTCATCAAAGTAAACACAAGATCACCACCTACAATTCGATTCCCAATTACTCGTCTTATTCGTACAATTACTACAAGCATGGCTACAGTGGCAAGGAGCATGGCTATTATCAGCCTCCTCCTTACTCCACCATGTTTAATGAGCAGGACACTGCTGTGTTCAGTGATGAAAACCCTCATGCCTGTTCCATTATGTGA
- the LOC112202546 gene encoding 14-3-3-like protein D, which produces MAERENHVYTAKLAEQAERYDEMVEAMTKVAKLDVELTIEERNLLSVGYKNVIGARRASWRILSSIEQKEESKGNEQNVSRIKEYRNKVETELSSICSDIMRVIDEHLLPSCSAFESTVFFYKMKGDYYRYLAEFKTGDDRKEVADQSMKAYQAASSKAETDLPPTHPIRLGLALNFSVFYYEILNSPERACHLAKQAFDEAISELDTLSEESYKDSTLIMQLLRDNLTLWTSDIPEDGVEEGQKADSSAKTGGEDAE; this is translated from the exons ATGGCCGAGAGAGAGAACCACGTCTACACCGCCAAGCTCGCCGAGCAAGCCGAGCGCTACGAcg AAATGGTGGAGGCGATGACGAAAGTGGCGAAGCTTGACGTGGAGTTGACTATCGAGGAGCGGAATCTACTGTCTGTGGGGTACAAGAACGTGATCGGAGCACGGAGGGCTTCGTGGAGGATACTGTCGTCGATTGAGCAGAAGGAGGAGAGCAAAGGGAATGAGCAGAATGTGAGCCGTATCAAGGAGTACAGGAACAAGGTGGAGACTGAGCTCTCCAGCATTTGCAGTGACATCATGAGGGTTATTGATGAGCATCTCCTTCCGTCTTGCTCGGCTTTCGAGTCCACTGTGTTCTTCTACAAAAT GAAAGGAGATTACTATCGCTACTTGGCTGAGTTTAAGACTGGTGATGACAGGAAGGAGGTTGCTGATCAGTCAATGAAGGCTTATCAG GCAGCTTCTAGCAAAGCAGAGACTGATTTACCTCCCACACATCCCATCAGGCTGGGATTGGCCTTGAACTTCTCTGTCTTTTACTATGAAATCTTGAATTCTCCTGAAAG AGCCTGTCATCTTGCAAAGCAAGCCTTTGATGAAGCTATCTCCGAGCTGGATACTTTGAGTGAGGAGTCATACAAGGACAGCACCTTAATCATGCAACTCTTGAGGGACAACCTCACATTGTGGACCTCTGACATTCCGGAGGATGGAG TTGAAGAAGGGCAGAAGGCAGACAGCTCTGCAAAAACTGGAGGTGAAGATGCAGAG TGA
- the LOC112201822 gene encoding UBP1-associated protein 2C, translating into MDFTKKRKTDENGDVSTAPPSQFTTLTPDDFRKLLQPMSHDHLVEILENAVVRHPDVLESLRHVTNRDLTLRKLFVRGLGGDTTTDSLRSVFSAFGDLDEAIVIFDKATGKSKGYGFVTFKHADEALIALKEPSKKIDGRVTVTQYAAAGHSAPFSSSNGGADVSARKIYVGTVPFDISSERLLSAFSAFGEIEEGPLGFDKATGKSKGFAFFVYKTEEGARAALIEPLKNIDGHHVTCKLAVDNKKGKHGGAQGPPGDNSGVPPPQQMQPGMFRPQPQPGQYPGYPGGHEPVVPRYNTSFSQYGVPPQLPPNSVGMPHGVYPDSSRYGVPPPQHHQAPSMPRGPPGGMYPPPYY; encoded by the coding sequence ATGGACTTCACAAAGAAGCGGAAGACGGACGAGAACGGCGACGTTTCGACGGCCCCGCCTTCCCAattcacaaccctaacccccgaCGACTTCCGCAAACTCCTCCAGCCCATGTCCCACGACCACCTCGTCGAAATCCTCGAAAACGCCGTCGTTCGCCACCCCGACGTCCTCGAATCCCTCCGCCACGTCACCAACCGTGACCTCACCCTCCGCAAGCTCTTCGTCCGTGGCCTCGGCGGCGACACCACCACCGATTCGCTCCGCTCCGTCTTCTCCGCCTTCGGCGACCTCGACGAGGCCATCGTCATCTTCGACAAGGCCACCGGAAAATCCAAGGGCTACGGATTCGTCACCTTCAAGCACGCCGACGAAGCCCTAATTGCGCTCAAGGAACCGAGCAAGAAGATCGACGGCAGAGTCACCGTCACGCAGTACGCCGCCGCCGGACATTCGGCGCCGTTCAGTAGCAGCAACGGTGGCGCCGATGTCTCGGCGAGGAAGATTTACGTCGGGACTGTGCCGTTTGATATCTCCTCCGAGAGATTGTTGTCTGCGTTTTCGGCTTTCGGAGAGATTGAAGAAGGTCCTCTAGGGTTTGATAAGGCCACCGGAAAATCAAAGGGCTTTGCTTTCTTCGTGTACAAGACCGAAGAAGGTGCCAGGGCCGCTCTCATTGAGCCTTTGAAAAACATTGATGGTCATCATGTGACTTGCAAATTAGCTGTGGATAACAAGAAGGGTAAACACGGTGGCGCTCAAGGGCCTCCCGGTGATAATTCCGGCGTCCCTCCTCCGCAGCAAATGCAGCCGGGCATGTTTAGGCCACAGCCTCAGCCGGGGCAGTACCCGGGTTATCCTGGTGGGCATGAGCCAGTGGTTCCTAGGTACAATACTAGTTTCAGTCAGTATGGGGTGCCCCCACAGTTGCCTCCAAATTCTGTAGGAATGCCTCATGGAGTCTATCCAGACAGTTCGCGCTATGGGGTTCCTCCACCACAGCATCATCAGGCTCCCTCAATGCCAAGAGGACCACCTGGAGGAATGTATCCGCCACCTTACTACTGA
- the LOC112203030 gene encoding olee1-like protein, with protein MAKSSIIILASALCFLSFINNAYSEDKTTLQVEGVVFCDSCRIQFITRISELIQGAKVKLECKDRESGSITYSKEAETNEQGRYSIEVDSDHEEEDCEVVLVSSPNEDCNEINHDLHQQTSARISLTKHNGIAGPVRIPNPLGFMKKEAAPECPEVLKELGLTPDGNIE; from the exons ATGGCCAAGTCTAGTATTATCATCCTTGCTTCAGCCCTTTGCTTCCTGTCCTTCATCAACAACGCTTACAGCGAAGACAAGACAACACTCCAGGTTGAAGGCGTAGTCTTTTGTGACAGCTGCCGCATCCAGTTCATCACCAGAATCAGCGAGCTTATACAAG GTGCAAAGGTGAAGTTGGAATGCAAGGACCGCGAAAGTGGTAGCATAACATACAGCAAGGAGGCCGAGACCAACGAGCAAGGAAGGTACTCAATTGAAGTGGATAGTGACCATGAGGAGGAGGATTGCGAGGTCGTCCTGGTGAGCAGCCCCAACGAGGACTGCAACGAGATTAACCACGACTTACACCAACAAACCAGCGCGAGGATTAGTCTCACAAAACACAATGGAATTGCCGGACCGGTGCGCATTCCGAACCCTCTTGGCTTCATGAAGAAGGAAGCTGCTCCTGAGTGCCCTGAGGTGCTCAAGGAGCTTGGACTCACCCCGGATGGCAACATCGAATAA